In the Drosophila gunungcola strain Sukarami unplaced genomic scaffold, Dgunungcola_SK_2 000001F, whole genome shotgun sequence genome, one interval contains:
- the LOC128261434 gene encoding NHP2-like protein 1 homolog: protein MTEEVNPKAFPLADAQLTAKIMNLLQQALNYNQLRKGANEATKTLNRGLADIVVLAGDTEPIEILLHLPLLCEDKNVPYVFVRSKQALGRACGVSRPIVACSVTTNEGSQLKSQITSIQQEIERLLV from the exons ATG ACTGAGGAAGTGAATCCCAAGGCATTCCCGCTGGCCGATGCCCAGCTAACGGCTAAGATCATGAACCTGCTGCAGCAGGCCTTGAACTACAATCAACTGAGGAAGGGAGCCAACGAGGCCACCAAAACTCTGAATCGTGGATTGGCCGACATCGTGGTCCTGGCTGGCGACACCGAGCCCATCGAGATCCTCCTCCACCTTCCACTCCTGTGCGAGGATAAGAACGTGCCCTATGTCTTTGTGCGTTCCAAGCAGGCTCTGGGTCGCGCCTGCGGCGTTTCTCGGCCAATTGTCGCCTGCTCGGTGACCACCAATGAGGGCAGTCAGCTCAAGTCGCAGATCACCTCCATCCAGCAGGAGATCGAGCGACTCCTAGTCTAG
- the LOC128261887 gene encoding protein pelota isoform X1 has translation MKLLGKYVDKGMQGNVTLMPEESEDMWHAFNLIAEGDSVRSTTIRKVQNETATGSSTSSRVRTTLTIAVESIDFDTQACVLRLKGRNIEENQYVKMGAYHTLDLELNRKFELRKPEWDTIALERIEMACDPTQSADVAAVVMQEGLAHVCLITASMTLVRSKIEVSIPRKRKGSVQQHEKGLAKFYEQVMQSILRHVNFDVVKCVLIASPGFVRDQFYDYMFQQAVKMDYKILLDNKSKFMLVHASSGFKHSLKEVLQDPAVLAKMSDTKAAGEVKVLEQFYMMLQCEPAKAFYGKKHVLQAAESQAIETLLISDNLFRCQDVNLRKEYVNLVESVRDAGGEVKIFSSMHISGEQLAQLTGVAALLRFPMPELEDSDDDDDEDGAVGGADSDSD, from the exons ATGAAGCTGCTGGGCAAATACGTGGACAAGGGCATGCAGGG AAATGTGACCCTGATGCCCGAGGAGTCGGAGGACATGTGGCACGCCTTCAATTTGATAGCCGAGGGCGACAGCGTGCGCAGCACTACCATTCGCAAGGTGCAAAACGAAACGGCCACCGGCTCCTCCACCAGCAGTCGAGTGCGCACCACTCTGACCATCGCCGTGGAGAGCATTGACTTCGACACCCAGGCCTGCGTGCTCCGACTAAAGGGGCGGAACATCGAGGAGAACCAGTACGTCAAGATGGGCGCCTATCACACCCTCGACTTGGAGCTGAACCGCAAGTTTGAGCTGCGCAAACCGGAGTGGGACACCATCGCCCTGGAGCGCATCGAGATGGCCTGCGATCCCACACAGTCGGCGGATGTGGCCGCCGTGGTGATGCAAGAGGGACTGGCCCACGTCTGCCTGATCACCGCCAGCATGACTCTGGTGCGGAGCAAGATCGAGGTCTCCATTCCGCGCAAGCGAAAAGGCAGCGTGCAGCAGCACGAGAAAGGACTGGCCAAGTTCTACGAGCAGGTCATGCAGAGCATCCTGCGGCACGTTAACTTCGATGTGGTCAAGTGCGTGCTGATTGCCTCGCCGGGTTTCGTGCGGGATCAGTTCTACGACTACATGTTCCAGCAAGCGGTCAAGATGGACTACAAGATTTTGCTGGACAACAAGAGCAAGTTCATGCTGGTGCACGCCTCGTCGGGATTTAAGCACTCCCTTAAGG AGGTTCTTCAAGATCCCGCCGTGCTGGCCAAGATGTCCGACACCAAGGCCGCTGGCGAGGTCAAGGTCCTGGAGCAATTCTACATGATGCTGCAATGTGAGCCGGCCAAGGCTTTCTACGGCAAGAAGCACGTCCTCCAAGCCGCCGAGTCCCAGGCCATCGAAACGCTGCTCATCTCGGACAACCTCTTTCG CTGCCAAGACGTTAATCTTAGAAAGGAATATGTAAATCTGGTGGAATCAGTTCGGGATGCTGGAGGcgaagtgaaaatattttccagcATGCACATTTCAGGAGAAC AACTTGCTCAACTGACCGGCGTAGCGGCCCTCCTGCGATTCCCGATGCCCGAACTGGAGGACAgcgatgatgacgatgacgaagATGGAGCGGTGGGCGGAGCAGATAGCGATAGCGACTAG
- the LOC128261887 gene encoding protein pelota isoform X2, with the protein MKLLGKYVDKGMQGNVTLMPEESEDMWHAFNLIAEGDSVRSTTIRKVQNETATGSSTSSRVRTTLTIAVESIDFDTQACVLRLKGRNIEENQYVKMGAYHTLDLELNRKFELRKPEWDTIALERIEMACDPTQSADVAAVVMQEGLAHVCLITASMTLVRSKIEVSIPRKRKGSVQQHEKGLAKFYEQVMQSILRHVNFDVVKCVLIASPGFVRDQFYDYMFQQAVKMDYKILLDNKSKFMLVHASSGFKHSLKEVLQDPAVLAKMSDTKAAGEVKVLEQFYMMLQCEPAKAFYGKKHVLQAAESQAIETLLISDNLFRTCSTDRRSGPPAIPDARTGGQR; encoded by the exons ATGAAGCTGCTGGGCAAATACGTGGACAAGGGCATGCAGGG AAATGTGACCCTGATGCCCGAGGAGTCGGAGGACATGTGGCACGCCTTCAATTTGATAGCCGAGGGCGACAGCGTGCGCAGCACTACCATTCGCAAGGTGCAAAACGAAACGGCCACCGGCTCCTCCACCAGCAGTCGAGTGCGCACCACTCTGACCATCGCCGTGGAGAGCATTGACTTCGACACCCAGGCCTGCGTGCTCCGACTAAAGGGGCGGAACATCGAGGAGAACCAGTACGTCAAGATGGGCGCCTATCACACCCTCGACTTGGAGCTGAACCGCAAGTTTGAGCTGCGCAAACCGGAGTGGGACACCATCGCCCTGGAGCGCATCGAGATGGCCTGCGATCCCACACAGTCGGCGGATGTGGCCGCCGTGGTGATGCAAGAGGGACTGGCCCACGTCTGCCTGATCACCGCCAGCATGACTCTGGTGCGGAGCAAGATCGAGGTCTCCATTCCGCGCAAGCGAAAAGGCAGCGTGCAGCAGCACGAGAAAGGACTGGCCAAGTTCTACGAGCAGGTCATGCAGAGCATCCTGCGGCACGTTAACTTCGATGTGGTCAAGTGCGTGCTGATTGCCTCGCCGGGTTTCGTGCGGGATCAGTTCTACGACTACATGTTCCAGCAAGCGGTCAAGATGGACTACAAGATTTTGCTGGACAACAAGAGCAAGTTCATGCTGGTGCACGCCTCGTCGGGATTTAAGCACTCCCTTAAGG AGGTTCTTCAAGATCCCGCCGTGCTGGCCAAGATGTCCGACACCAAGGCCGCTGGCGAGGTCAAGGTCCTGGAGCAATTCTACATGATGCTGCAATGTGAGCCGGCCAAGGCTTTCTACGGCAAGAAGCACGTCCTCCAAGCCGCCGAGTCCCAGGCCATCGAAACGCTGCTCATCTCGGACAACCTCTTTCG AACTTGCTCAACTGACCGGCGTAGCGGCCCTCCTGCGATTCCCGATGCCCGAACTGGAGGACAgcgatga
- the LOC128261906 gene encoding uncharacterized protein LOC128261906, whose amino-acid sequence MLTRQPDYTISELGHPIHQWPDSTLCESLKKLDNRKVPSSPPSPHRLLPLRETLDDYLKRLTLRSREDFEEDPIYQQKQRKNQWNEQQRKRNQKSRDKDESRATATTTTIATTSDLNNF is encoded by the exons ATGCTCACCAGACAGCCCGACTACACCATCTCCGAACTGGGCCATCCCATTCACCAGTGGCCGGACTCGACCCTGTGCGAATCCCTCAAGAAACTGGACAACAGAAAGGTGCCAAGCTCCCCGCCTTCGCCTCATCGCCTTCTGCCACTGAGGGAAACCCTGGACGATTATTTAAAGCGATTGACGCTGAGAAGCAGAGAAGATTTCGAAGAGGATCCCATTTACCAGCAGAAACAGCGAAAGAATCAGTGGAACGAACAGCAGCGCAAGCg CAATCAAAAAAGTCGAGATAAAGACGAGTCCAGAGCAACAGCGACGACGACAACGATAGCAACAACCAGCGatctaaacaatttttga
- the LOC128261872 gene encoding pescadillo homolog gives MRRPKKYEAGEATQYISRRAALRKLQLSLNDFRRLCILKGVYPREPKHRRRAQKGSSEIKVLYHTKDIRFLLHESIVWTLRDYKIFAKKSNRDRAIKDFRNLKRRLALFPEIKLDHIVKERYPTFIDALKDLDDCLTLLFLFSTFPSLHLIPREQSNLCRRLTIEFLHYVIASKSLRKVFISIKGYYFQAEIKGQKVTWIVPHYYPFKPQSRQEVDFKVMSIFVEFYTIMLGFTNFRLFHGLNLAYPPQFPSSVLQDSEESLKDEASFVSDRIAALNFELLRTDKVQEDEEELDIDMELLEQDGDSKRIIKMKQEAQEVSRLRTLFKGLKFFINREVPREPLVILIRSFGGKVSWDSSVFAGSAYDESDETITHQIVDRPSLATQYISRDYVQPQWLFDCVNQRQLLPTNKYFLGEKLPPHLSPFVDSKRDTYIPPEEKALLDPSLIETHAQSDDDSEDEAEKEEEETVDQELLDAQLQLAYQQETAEYKKYGGPDGVNEDEEDPEEDDEEDDDDDEEEEEEVDEKTKRLQQEKQKMSVQSGKVHKVNKRQVHKAEVDEHRLQARMVKPRHRNLFRKLIREKQTKEKEEWLLRKKRRTIEAGEKEARKTAKREARKEAAAAAAKASKLGK, from the exons ATGAGGCGACCCAAGAAG TACGAAGCCGGCGAGGCCACACAATACATTAGTCGGCGGGCTGCCCTCAGGAAGCTTCAACTCTCCCTGAACGATTTCCGGAGGCTGTGCATCCTGAAGGGCGTTTATCCCAGGGAACCGAAGCACAGACGCAGGGCCCAAAAGGGATCCTCGGAGATCAAGGTGCTGTACCACACCAAGGACATCCGCTTCCTGCTGCACGAGTCGATTGTGTGGACATTGCGTGACTACAAG ATCTTTGCCAAGAAGAGCAATCGCGATCGCGCCATCAAGGATTTCCGCAATCTGAAGCGTCGCCTGGCCCTGTTTCCCGAAATCAAACTCGATCACATTGTCAAGGAGCGCTATCCCACCTTTATCGATGCCCTGAAAGACCTGGACGATTGCCTGACCCTGCTCTTCCTGTTCAGCACCTTTCCCTCGCTGCACTTGATACCCAGGGAGCAGTCAAACCTGTGCCGTCGTCTGACCATCGAGTTTCTGCACTACGTGATCGCCTCCAAGTCGCTGCGCAAGGTCTTCATCTCCATCAAGGGCTACTATTTCCAGGCGGAGATCAAGGGCCAAAAGGTCACCTGGATTGTGCCGCACTACTACCCCTTCAAGCCACAGTCGCGCCAGGAGGTGGACTTCAAGGTGATGTCCATCTTCGTGGAGTTCTACACCATTATGCTGGGTTTCACCAACTTCCGGCTGTTCCATGGCCTGAATCTGGCCTATCCCCCCCAGTTCCCAAGCAGCGTGCTTCAGGACAGCGAGGAGTCGCTGAAGGACGAGGCCAGCTTCGTCTCCGACCGCATTGCGGCGCTCAACTTCGAGCTGCTGCGCACGGACAAGGTgcaggaggacgaggaggagctggACATCGACATGGAGCTGCTGGAGCAGGACGGCGACTCGAAGCGCATCATCAAGATGAAGCAGGAGGCCCAGGAAGTCTCCCGCCTGCGCACCCTCTTCAAAGGCTTGAAGTTCTTCATCAACCGCGAGGTTCCGCGCGAACCCCTGGTCATTCTCATCCGTTCCTTTGGCGGCAAGGTGTCCTGGGACTCGTCCGTCTTCGCCGGCTCGGCCTACGATGAAAGTGACGAGACCATCACCCACCAAATCGTGGACAGACCCAGCCTGGCCACGCAGTACATCTCGCGGGACTACGTCCAGCCGCAGTGGCTTTTTGACTGCGTCAATCAGCGCCAGCTGCTGCCCACCAACAAGTACTTCCTTGGCGAGAAGCTGCCGCCCCACTTGTCGCCGTTCGTGGACTCAAAGAGGGACACCTATATTCCGCCCGAGGAGAAGGCTCTGTTGGATCCTTCCCTGATCGAAACACATG CTCAAAGTGATGACGATTCCGAAGACGAAGCCGAGAAGGAGGAAGAGGAGACTGTGGATCAGGAGCTGCTCGATGCCCAGCTGCAGCTTGCCTACCAACAGGAAACCGCCGAGTACAAAAAATACGGCGGTCCCGACGGCGTTAACGAAGATGAGGAGGATCCCGAGGAAGACGATGAAgaagacgacgacgatgatgaggaggaggaggaggaggtcgACGAGAAGACCAAGCGCTTGCAGCAGGAGAAGCAGAAGATGTCCGTGCAATCGGGCAAGGTGCACAAGGTCAACAAGCGGCAGGTGCACAAGGCCGAGGTCGACGAGCACCGCCTGCAGGCGCGCATGGTGAAGCCACGCCACCGCAACCTATTCCGGAAACTCATCCGCGAGAAGCAGAccaaggagaaggaggagtGGCTGCTGCGCAAGAAGCGACGCACCATCGAGGCCGGCGAGAAGGAGGCCCGCAAGACGGCCAAGCGGGAGGCGCGCAAGGAGGCGGCGGCCGCAGCTGCCAAGGCTTCCAAGCTGGGCAAGTAA